A portion of the Bdellovibrionales bacterium genome contains these proteins:
- the secD gene encoding protein translocase subunit SecD: protein MTENIKVRFAIVIAAVLLAGAWIAPNFIDFKEGDWWFSKKKMVYGLDIQGGLHLVMGVDTHGIIVEKTVRLSRSLRDELKNRNVGVESISPQNEDKTILDIVLKSDVDVKSLKSYITDTYPATIQILETAGNRVSLRYFDNVIRDQKQQVINQAIEVIRNRIDEFGVAEPSISAQGSERILVQLPGIQDAVRAKELINRTARLDFRIVSRDVEQAKLAEFIDSAEKAGNYALGKDGLRYSAYVKRLNEDLKGKIPENSLVVFQKPEEAATLEAGKIPYLVMSDTDLTGDQLEDASVHPGEYGEPEVVFSFSPDGRRRFGEITEKNVGKQMAIVLDEIVQSAPVIQGKIASSSARITLGGGRDYQKTVNEANFIATALRAGALPANLEQLEERTVGPNLGADSIAAGKKATLIGVALIFLFMALYYRTLGIVADIALSLNVLFLLAILTSLGATLTLPGVAAIALTVGMAVDANIIIFERIKEELRKGTGTSAAIKDGFSNAFSSIFDANITTVATSLILMYYGTGPVRGFAVSLTIGIVTSMFTAVFVSRVLIEILTKWFKIKNIAAV, encoded by the coding sequence ATGACTGAAAATATCAAAGTGCGTTTTGCCATTGTCATCGCAGCTGTACTTCTAGCAGGTGCTTGGATCGCCCCCAATTTCATCGATTTTAAAGAAGGTGATTGGTGGTTCTCGAAAAAGAAGATGGTCTACGGTTTGGATATTCAAGGTGGCTTGCACCTTGTCATGGGAGTGGATACCCATGGGATCATCGTTGAGAAAACGGTGAGGTTGTCCAGAAGCCTCAGAGATGAACTTAAAAATAGAAATGTGGGGGTTGAGAGCATTTCTCCTCAGAACGAAGACAAAACGATACTGGACATCGTTCTCAAATCAGACGTCGACGTGAAGAGCTTGAAAAGCTATATCACTGATACCTACCCAGCCACAATTCAGATTTTGGAGACGGCAGGAAATAGAGTGAGTCTGAGATATTTTGATAACGTTATCCGAGATCAAAAGCAGCAGGTTATCAATCAGGCTATCGAAGTGATTCGAAATCGAATCGATGAGTTTGGAGTGGCGGAACCGAGCATATCGGCACAAGGGAGCGAGCGTATTTTAGTCCAGCTCCCTGGGATTCAAGATGCGGTCAGAGCGAAAGAGTTAATTAATCGTACCGCTCGCTTGGATTTTCGAATTGTTTCCAGAGACGTTGAGCAGGCCAAATTGGCTGAGTTTATTGATTCCGCTGAGAAGGCTGGCAATTATGCCCTCGGTAAAGACGGATTGCGTTACTCGGCCTATGTGAAAAGGTTGAATGAGGATCTTAAGGGAAAAATTCCGGAAAATTCCCTTGTTGTTTTTCAAAAACCTGAAGAAGCAGCAACTCTTGAGGCCGGAAAAATTCCTTATTTGGTTATGAGTGACACAGATCTGACGGGAGATCAGCTTGAGGATGCGAGCGTTCATCCCGGTGAGTATGGCGAGCCAGAAGTTGTCTTTTCCTTTAGTCCTGACGGCAGACGCAGATTTGGTGAGATCACGGAGAAAAATGTTGGCAAACAAATGGCGATCGTTCTTGACGAAATTGTTCAGAGTGCTCCAGTCATTCAAGGAAAGATTGCCTCTTCCTCAGCACGGATCACTTTGGGTGGAGGCAGAGACTATCAAAAAACAGTAAATGAAGCCAATTTTATTGCGACTGCACTTCGCGCTGGAGCTCTTCCGGCAAATTTGGAGCAGCTTGAGGAAAGGACTGTGGGACCTAACCTTGGGGCGGATAGTATTGCGGCCGGAAAAAAGGCAACCCTTATTGGGGTCGCTTTGATTTTTCTATTTATGGCCCTCTATTATCGCACATTGGGTATTGTTGCCGATATTGCTCTCAGTTTGAATGTGCTGTTTCTTTTGGCAATTCTGACTTCATTGGGAGCAACCTTAACCCTGCCTGGCGTGGCGGCTATAGCTCTGACAGTGGGGATGGCGGTAGATGCCAATATCATTATATTTGAGCGGATCAAGGAAGAGCTGCGTAAGGGAACCGGGACATCCGCTGCGATAAAGGATGGCTTTTCGAATGCATTTAGTTCAATCTTTGATGCAAATATCACGACTGTTGCAACAAGCCTGATCCTTATGTACTACGGCACGGGGCCAGTGCGCGGCTTTGCAGTCAGCTTGACAATTGGAATCGTGACTTCCATGTTCACGGCCGTATTTGTTAGCAGAGTTTTGATTGAGATTCTGACCAAGTGGTTTAAGATTAAAAACATCGCCGCTGTTTAA
- a CDS encoding biopolymer transporter ExbD has protein sequence MSATSGDDELNLVPFIDLFSVLICFLLMTAVWMNIDSLATNSSQVTSSDQDTPPPTEKPISLSVTIMGNEILMSENENVTKVPLVLDTQGRPKTEKMVEVLAGWRKTYPDKKDVVLNTENRVFYQTMIAVFDTLVGNGWSDVGVSTQ, from the coding sequence ATGAGTGCTACGTCGGGCGATGATGAACTCAATCTAGTTCCCTTTATTGATCTGTTTTCAGTCTTGATTTGTTTTCTTCTCATGACGGCCGTCTGGATGAATATTGATTCGCTTGCAACAAATTCAAGCCAGGTAACAAGCAGCGATCAAGATACGCCTCCTCCAACTGAGAAGCCAATCTCTCTGTCCGTCACCATAATGGGAAACGAAATATTAATGTCGGAGAACGAAAATGTGACTAAAGTTCCCTTGGTGCTCGATACACAGGGGCGACCGAAAACAGAAAAGATGGTTGAAGTCTTGGCCGGGTGGAGAAAGACCTATCCTGACAAGAAAGATGTTGTTCTGAATACCGAAAATCGAGTTTTTTATCAGACGATGATCGCTGTTTTTGATACCCTCGTCGGAAATGGGTGGAGTGATGTGGGAGTAAGCACACAGTGA
- the recJ gene encoding single-stranded-DNA-specific exonuclease RecJ → MVDWQARENSEFRSSGLSRIPGLLWRILNARGLHSEEVIDSFLSPALRNLSDPAVIDGMQTAVSRLMQAYSKKEKVCVYGDFDLDGTSGLALLLKGLEWLGYEHVKGYQPKRLTEGYGLHAHAIEEFSRQGVSLVVTVDVGITAHEAVKRANELGVDVIITDHHLPHGDLPLAVAILNPNKGTCQSGLSHLCGTGVAFYLVLALRSSFRQRNWLQTDFDPKKLLDCFAIGTLTDLVPLVGENRVLVRHGLIELARTERPGLQALLDELGLGGRALGSQEVAIRFAPKLNALSRMEMGILPLDLYLANSKKEATELVGKVMANNELRLKVQAEAQEEAALQANDRNQQGYIWVWSERFHQGVIGLIATKLAQTFQVPAFVGSVHPERGTVTGSARSPFAGATSVLKALEFSASSLRKFGGHSPAAGFEVEVKNVEDLDARLGEFFSLSKTERIKKPSVSYDVVCELDEVNAMFMTWFAHLEPFGTGWEPIVVRINKLEIVAVRELRGGHLKIEVRDPKSSYRIDILWFSPPPQHDFFQSAGPIGRTVDILGEPQWNFFAGKKSIQLLVKDLKLVIL, encoded by the coding sequence GTGGTAGACTGGCAGGCCCGTGAAAACTCTGAATTTCGGTCTTCGGGTCTGTCTAGGATTCCGGGTCTCCTCTGGCGAATTTTGAACGCACGTGGCCTTCATTCTGAAGAAGTCATAGATTCTTTTTTGTCTCCCGCTCTCAGAAACCTGAGTGACCCCGCCGTTATAGATGGCATGCAAACAGCTGTCTCACGTCTTATGCAGGCTTATTCGAAAAAGGAGAAGGTCTGTGTTTATGGTGATTTTGATTTAGACGGAACCTCTGGTTTGGCGCTCCTTCTTAAGGGGCTTGAATGGCTTGGTTATGAACACGTGAAAGGGTATCAGCCAAAACGGCTCACCGAAGGCTATGGTCTTCATGCGCACGCGATAGAAGAGTTTTCTCGGCAGGGTGTTTCACTTGTGGTCACGGTAGACGTAGGTATTACGGCTCATGAGGCCGTTAAGAGAGCCAACGAATTGGGCGTTGATGTAATTATTACAGATCATCATTTGCCGCATGGTGATCTCCCATTGGCAGTTGCAATTCTTAATCCTAACAAGGGAACCTGTCAGTCAGGGTTAAGCCATCTTTGTGGAACTGGAGTTGCGTTCTATTTGGTTCTTGCACTTCGCAGTTCTTTTCGCCAGAGGAATTGGCTGCAGACCGATTTTGATCCGAAGAAATTGTTAGACTGCTTTGCGATTGGGACCCTCACGGATTTGGTTCCGCTTGTTGGTGAGAATCGCGTTTTGGTGAGGCATGGATTGATCGAGTTAGCACGAACAGAGAGACCTGGTTTGCAGGCTCTGCTTGACGAGCTTGGTTTGGGAGGGCGCGCTCTCGGATCGCAAGAGGTGGCGATTCGATTTGCTCCAAAATTAAACGCTCTGTCTCGTATGGAAATGGGGATTCTACCGCTGGATCTTTATTTGGCGAACTCTAAAAAGGAAGCCACCGAACTTGTCGGTAAAGTGATGGCGAACAATGAACTGAGACTCAAGGTACAGGCCGAGGCTCAAGAGGAGGCGGCTCTTCAAGCAAATGATAGAAATCAGCAGGGATATATTTGGGTTTGGTCTGAGCGCTTTCATCAAGGTGTCATTGGTTTGATCGCAACGAAGCTGGCGCAGACATTTCAGGTCCCCGCCTTTGTCGGATCTGTCCATCCCGAAAGAGGGACCGTAACTGGCAGTGCTCGCTCTCCTTTTGCGGGGGCGACCAGTGTGCTAAAGGCCTTGGAATTTTCAGCGAGCAGTCTGAGAAAATTCGGAGGACACTCTCCAGCAGCAGGATTTGAGGTAGAAGTAAAGAATGTTGAGGATCTGGATGCCAGGTTGGGAGAATTTTTTTCTTTGTCAAAAACCGAGAGAATTAAGAAGCCATCTGTTTCTTATGATGTTGTTTGCGAGCTTGATGAAGTTAATGCGATGTTTATGACATGGTTTGCTCACTTGGAGCCATTTGGGACAGGATGGGAGCCAATAGTGGTAAGGATCAATAAACTAGAAATAGTGGCTGTACGCGAGCTTCGTGGAGGTCATTTAAAAATCGAAGTGAGAGATCCAAAGTCAAGTTATCGAATTGACATTCTTTGGTTTTCTCCACCACCTCAACATGATTTTTTTCAATCGGCGGGTCCAATCGGAAGAACGGTAGATATTCTCGGAGAGCCACAATGGAATTTCTTCGCCGGCAAAAAGAGCATTCAGCTTTTGGTGAAGGACTTGAAGCTCGTCATTCTATAA
- a CDS encoding VTT domain-containing protein produces the protein MGSHISNLANFMGPWLYFFLFLIIFCETGLVVMPFLPGDSLLFSLGSICAVRPDLLDLKLLCPLLIGAAILGDAVNFSFGHFCRRHFLKNSKRRFLNERHLEKAELFYKKYGGKAIFLARFLPIIRTYAPFVAGLSLMPRLKFIYYNIFGAFIWICMFLFAGFFFGETEIVKQNFSMIMLAIILLSMLPIFYEIFRKFFCATPTVSFQNGTSEVKD, from the coding sequence ATGGGGTCTCACATTTCAAATCTGGCCAATTTTATGGGGCCCTGGCTTTATTTTTTCCTATTTTTGATTATTTTTTGTGAAACAGGCTTGGTCGTCATGCCATTTTTGCCTGGGGACTCTTTGCTGTTCTCATTGGGATCCATTTGTGCAGTTCGACCCGATTTGTTGGATTTGAAATTGCTTTGTCCCCTTTTGATTGGCGCGGCCATTCTTGGTGATGCGGTCAATTTTTCCTTTGGACATTTCTGCAGAAGACATTTTTTGAAAAATAGCAAAAGACGGTTTCTAAATGAAAGACACCTCGAGAAGGCTGAGTTATTTTATAAAAAATACGGAGGGAAAGCGATTTTCCTGGCAAGATTCTTGCCGATCATTCGAACTTACGCTCCTTTTGTTGCTGGCTTAAGCTTGATGCCCAGGCTAAAATTTATTTATTATAATATTTTTGGAGCTTTCATCTGGATCTGTATGTTTCTCTTTGCGGGTTTCTTCTTTGGCGAAACTGAGATCGTAAAGCAGAATTTTTCAATGATCATGCTTGCAATTATTTTGCTTTCTATGCTCCCCATTTTTTATGAGATATTCCGAAAATTCTTTTGCGCGACACCCACCGTCTCATTTCAGAACGGCACATCTGAGGTTAAGGACTAG
- a CDS encoding twin-arginine translocase TatA/TatE family subunit, with amino-acid sequence MGGMSLFHWVIIILIVLVVFGPSRLPNLGKSLGQAIRGFKKGLDESMDNIENDSTSRTQAEKLQAGDSAAKSDVKSEVKKSEKEEV; translated from the coding sequence ATGGGCGGAATGTCACTGTTTCACTGGGTTATTATCATTCTTATTGTCTTGGTCGTTTTTGGCCCTAGTCGTTTGCCAAATTTGGGTAAGTCCTTGGGACAAGCCATTCGAGGTTTCAAAAAGGGACTTGATGAGAGCATGGATAATATAGAAAACGATAGCACCTCTAGAACTCAAGCTGAAAAACTTCAGGCTGGAGACAGTGCGGCTAAGTCAGATGTCAAATCAGAAGTTAAAAAGTCCGAAAAAGAGGAAGTCTAG
- the yajC gene encoding preprotein translocase subunit YajC, with amino-acid sequence MFNVFSQIAWAQQANGASAPNFLEQMIPFVFIFLIFFFLIIRPQQKRHKKQQEFMASLKRGDSVLTSGGILGTIEGLTEKFVTLEVSDGVRLRILKSQISGPSSEEQK; translated from the coding sequence ATGTTCAATGTTTTCAGTCAGATCGCTTGGGCTCAGCAAGCAAACGGAGCCTCAGCTCCCAATTTTCTTGAGCAAATGATCCCATTTGTATTCATTTTTTTGATTTTCTTTTTTCTTATCATACGTCCCCAACAGAAGCGTCATAAAAAGCAGCAGGAGTTTATGGCCTCCCTCAAGAGAGGCGATTCGGTTTTGACTTCCGGAGGAATCTTGGGAACGATAGAGGGTCTGACTGAAAAATTTGTCACCCTTGAAGTGAGCGATGGCGTTCGTCTCCGGATTTTGAAAAGTCAGATTTCGGGGCCATCGAGCGAGGAACAGAAATGA
- the secF gene encoding protein translocase subunit SecF: MGRRDANVNSSKAGPSKSHHHPGKIDFLGLGNIFAVVSILLVIGSLAMILIKGFNYGIDYAGGTEVQVLFNQKVEIGKVREFMKQMGYGSASVQSFGGTDDRNEYLIRLESVAGKTEKETNDMLQALNSKLTTGLTASFSGEGASIRRVDSVGPQAGSELKRNGLLAGFYSLLAILIYVGLRFDYKFAPGAVFCLFHDAIIVLGVFALFGREVNIQTMAAVLTVIGYSLNDTIIIFDRIRENEPLFREEKFTWLVNRSINDTLSRTILTSGATLISVIALYLFAGGVIRDFAFTMGLGILIGTYSTIYVASPLVILLDNITRKPSVV, encoded by the coding sequence ATGGGAAGACGAGACGCAAATGTGAATAGCTCCAAGGCAGGGCCTTCGAAAAGTCATCATCACCCGGGGAAAATTGATTTTTTGGGCTTAGGAAATATTTTTGCGGTTGTCTCTATTTTATTGGTCATCGGGTCCTTGGCCATGATCCTTATAAAAGGATTCAACTATGGAATTGATTATGCTGGTGGAACCGAGGTCCAGGTCTTATTTAACCAGAAGGTAGAAATAGGAAAAGTTCGCGAGTTTATGAAGCAAATGGGCTACGGTTCGGCTTCAGTTCAGTCTTTTGGTGGGACTGATGATAGAAATGAATACCTGATTCGTCTGGAGTCTGTGGCAGGAAAAACAGAAAAAGAGACAAATGATATGCTGCAAGCCCTGAATTCCAAGCTAACAACAGGCTTAACGGCAAGTTTTTCTGGTGAGGGAGCGTCGATTCGTCGTGTGGATTCGGTGGGACCTCAGGCTGGTTCGGAATTGAAAAGGAACGGGCTGCTTGCGGGGTTTTATAGTCTCTTGGCCATTTTGATTTATGTCGGTCTCCGTTTTGATTATAAGTTTGCGCCGGGAGCTGTGTTCTGTCTTTTCCATGATGCAATTATAGTTTTAGGGGTGTTCGCATTGTTTGGTCGCGAAGTAAATATCCAGACGATGGCTGCCGTTTTGACAGTCATTGGATATTCCTTGAACGACACAATTATTATTTTTGATAGAATACGCGAGAATGAGCCCCTCTTTCGAGAGGAAAAATTTACTTGGTTGGTAAATCGGTCGATCAACGATACTTTGTCTCGAACAATTCTGACTTCAGGTGCGACTCTTATTTCTGTCATTGCTCTGTATTTATTTGCAGGTGGAGTGATCAGAGATTTTGCGTTCACCATGGGGTTGGGTATTTTGATAGGCACTTACTCTACTATTTATGTTGCAAGCCCCCTCGTTATTTTGCTTGATAATATCACTCGTAAACCATCGGTCGTCTGA
- the queA gene encoding tRNA preQ1(34) S-adenosylmethionine ribosyltransferase-isomerase QueA has translation MKISDFSYTYPDSLVAIERAMSSRVMFVGSRNESPKFGLIPNPRELNLSEARDLLEPGDLLVLNDTGVIPCRIFTPENREILFVCRESPDTWQVLFPARGLALGKKLALPGGRIATLVRKGLPQILKIEGESLAPEYFDQYGELALPPYIQRARGERHNREKDRENYQTAWWRNLGSTAAPTASLHFSQEDLKYWGERGVGIALTTLHVGLGTFLPIKVKDLSEHIMHKEWCAIPHETLKLIEMTRSSGGRVFALGTTVARALESWASGLLSPFEGGVCGDTDLFIRPGFEFRLVDVLMTNFHQPESSLLALVCAFAGREKVMESYRWAIDNQFRLFSYGDLTIWERPSIRSNS, from the coding sequence TTGAAAATATCAGATTTTAGCTATACTTATCCGGATTCATTGGTTGCGATAGAGCGCGCAATGTCTTCCCGAGTCATGTTTGTTGGCTCAAGGAATGAATCTCCGAAATTCGGACTTATCCCAAATCCCAGAGAGTTGAACCTGAGCGAGGCACGGGATCTTTTGGAACCGGGTGACCTTCTTGTTCTCAATGATACGGGAGTGATCCCTTGCCGAATTTTTACCCCTGAAAATCGGGAGATTCTATTTGTTTGTCGAGAGTCGCCAGACACATGGCAGGTCTTGTTTCCTGCGAGAGGTTTGGCCCTCGGCAAGAAATTGGCGCTTCCGGGGGGGCGGATCGCGACTCTTGTCAGAAAAGGCCTTCCACAAATTTTGAAAATCGAGGGAGAGAGTCTGGCTCCCGAATACTTTGACCAATATGGAGAATTGGCTCTTCCTCCCTATATTCAAAGAGCGAGGGGCGAGAGGCACAATCGGGAGAAGGATCGGGAGAATTATCAAACGGCATGGTGGAGGAATTTGGGAAGTACAGCTGCACCCACCGCCAGTCTTCATTTTTCTCAAGAGGATCTGAAATATTGGGGTGAGCGAGGCGTTGGTATTGCGTTGACGACTCTTCATGTGGGATTGGGCACGTTTCTTCCAATCAAAGTCAAAGACTTGTCTGAGCATATCATGCACAAGGAGTGGTGCGCTATTCCTCATGAGACTCTCAAGTTGATTGAAATGACTCGATCAAGTGGGGGGCGGGTCTTTGCCTTGGGTACGACAGTCGCGCGTGCTCTCGAGTCTTGGGCAAGTGGATTACTTTCTCCGTTCGAGGGGGGGGTATGCGGAGATACGGATTTATTTATTCGTCCAGGGTTTGAATTTAGGCTCGTAGACGTGTTAATGACGAACTTTCATCAGCCCGAAAGCTCTTTGTTAGCATTGGTTTGTGCCTTTGCGGGCCGGGAAAAGGTGATGGAATCTTATCGTTGGGCGATTGATAACCAATTTAGACTTTTTAGCTACGGAGATTTGACCATATGGGAGAGACCTTCAATTCGTTCAAACTCTTGA
- the tgt gene encoding tRNA guanosine(34) transglycosylase Tgt translates to MGETFNSFKLLKQNGEARAGILTTARGVIETPVFMPVGTKGSVKGMLPHELKDLGAQIILGNTYHLHLRPGEKTIQRLGGLHQFTGWDGPILTDSGGFQVFSLSQLAKISEEGVEFRSHLDGAKHFISPEKSMEIQMDLGADIIMAFDECPAYPATSESLKKSMDLTYRWLLRSKASMVRQESMLFGIAQGGLDLNLRLESLDQITSVDLPGYALGGFSVGEPIHLMHELVKVIGPRMPRHKPRYLMGVGTPLDLILSVDSGIDMFDCVMPTRTARNGTLFTWSGKVHIKRTQYKEDSSPLDSECDCYTCQNYSRAFLRHMFMSGEIVSARLNTIHNLHFYSQLMARARRAIQDGSWSEYRDFCLTRFAKVGENQ, encoded by the coding sequence ATGGGAGAGACCTTCAATTCGTTCAAACTCTTGAAGCAAAATGGTGAAGCCCGCGCAGGAATTTTAACGACCGCACGAGGAGTCATCGAAACCCCAGTTTTTATGCCCGTTGGAACAAAAGGGAGTGTGAAGGGAATGCTCCCCCATGAGCTCAAGGACTTGGGCGCTCAGATCATTCTCGGAAACACCTACCACCTGCATCTTCGACCCGGCGAAAAGACGATTCAGCGACTTGGCGGGCTACATCAATTTACAGGATGGGATGGCCCTATCTTAACCGATAGTGGAGGATTTCAGGTCTTCTCTCTCTCTCAGCTGGCCAAGATTTCAGAAGAGGGAGTGGAGTTTCGTAGCCATTTGGATGGAGCGAAGCATTTCATCAGTCCTGAAAAAAGCATGGAGATCCAAATGGATCTGGGTGCCGATATTATCATGGCTTTTGATGAGTGCCCGGCCTATCCGGCCACAAGTGAGAGTTTAAAAAAATCCATGGATTTAACTTACCGTTGGTTGCTTCGGTCTAAGGCAAGCATGGTGAGGCAAGAAAGCATGTTGTTCGGAATTGCTCAGGGAGGCTTGGATTTAAATCTCCGCCTGGAAAGTCTCGATCAAATAACAAGTGTCGACCTTCCGGGGTATGCGTTGGGGGGCTTTAGTGTTGGTGAGCCTATTCATTTGATGCATGAGCTTGTAAAGGTGATTGGACCTCGCATGCCCCGTCATAAACCTCGTTATCTGATGGGTGTGGGGACCCCACTTGATCTGATTTTGTCAGTCGATTCGGGAATTGATATGTTTGATTGCGTGATGCCAACGAGAACAGCGCGAAACGGAACTTTATTTACGTGGTCTGGGAAGGTCCATATTAAGAGAACTCAATACAAAGAAGATTCATCACCCCTGGACTCTGAATGTGATTGCTACACTTGTCAAAATTATTCGAGGGCCTTCCTCAGACATATGTTTATGAGCGGTGAAATTGTCTCTGCGCGACTCAATACCATACACAACCTCCATTTCTACTCTCAACTTATGGCAAGAGCTCGACGAGCCATTCAAGATGGCAGTTGGTCCGAATACCGCGATTTTTGTTTAACGCGTTTCGCTAAAGTTGGTGAAAATCAGTAG
- a CDS encoding MotA/TolQ/ExbB proton channel family protein, with translation MFARIAEAFHEGGWPMYPILGCSVFAVAIILERFAVISAASNVNKDSLLHEINSYILQGNLEKAVAIVSQSKSPLTNIVRAGLMAVANRLGDEEVQTAMDAVALREIPRLEKNVGILAAVSNMATLVGLLGTVIGMIGAFATVATVSASEKATVLAANIAEAMNCTAFGLIVAIPTLAGYIVFNNWSQRVVDDIHEVSVTTLNFILTHREKLSRK, from the coding sequence ATGTTTGCACGTATAGCAGAGGCGTTTCATGAGGGAGGATGGCCGATGTACCCAATTTTGGGTTGCTCGGTATTTGCTGTGGCCATTATACTTGAACGTTTTGCTGTTATTTCGGCGGCTTCAAACGTTAATAAGGACAGTCTTTTACATGAAATTAATTCTTATATCTTACAGGGCAATTTAGAAAAGGCTGTGGCGATTGTTTCACAATCAAAATCGCCCCTCACCAACATTGTTCGTGCTGGATTGATGGCGGTGGCAAATCGCCTTGGAGATGAAGAGGTGCAAACCGCAATGGATGCAGTGGCTCTCAGGGAAATTCCGCGCCTTGAGAAAAATGTTGGTATTCTTGCTGCTGTCTCGAATATGGCGACACTGGTGGGCCTACTTGGAACCGTCATTGGTATGATCGGTGCATTTGCAACTGTAGCAACTGTTTCGGCGTCGGAAAAGGCCACAGTACTGGCCGCCAACATTGCGGAAGCGATGAACTGCACGGCATTTGGACTGATTGTCGCCATTCCAACTTTGGCCGGATACATTGTTTTTAATAATTGGTCACAGAGAGTTGTGGACGATATTCATGAGGTCAGCGTGACAACTCTGAATTTCATTTTGACCCATCGTGAAAAATTATCGAGGAAGTAA
- a CDS encoding biopolymer transporter ExbD, giving the protein MSHLKGSFRRKITVPGFHLHSKYDLHFLRERQHQKKMRKSEPGLPLTALIDIFSMLVIFLLMNFSASGEIFFMSKAKIRIPDAKHSVPLENLPLITITSNEIIFAAAKGKAYVQPIPSTDEGFDGLRAKLQEFKRSEKPPDPSQPDKRKINIQADQKTPILEVKRIMTVLITEGWEGINFAVMRSESGGK; this is encoded by the coding sequence GTGAGTCACCTGAAAGGGAGCTTTAGGCGCAAAATCACCGTCCCAGGCTTCCATCTCCACTCAAAATATGATCTTCACTTTTTACGAGAGCGCCAGCATCAAAAGAAAATGAGAAAATCTGAGCCAGGTCTCCCATTAACGGCCCTCATTGACATTTTTTCTATGCTTGTAATCTTTCTTTTGATGAATTTTTCAGCATCCGGCGAAATCTTTTTTATGTCTAAAGCAAAAATACGGATACCTGATGCGAAGCATTCAGTTCCCCTCGAGAATTTACCTTTGATAACTATTACCAGTAACGAAATTATCTTTGCCGCAGCCAAGGGAAAAGCGTATGTTCAGCCCATTCCCAGTACAGATGAGGGGTTTGATGGATTGAGGGCTAAACTTCAGGAGTTTAAGCGTTCAGAGAAGCCGCCCGATCCGAGTCAGCCAGATAAAAGGAAGATTAATATTCAGGCTGATCAGAAAACACCGATTTTAGAGGTCAAAAGGATTATGACTGTTTTGATAACAGAGGGCTGGGAAGGCATCAATTTTGCGGTCATGAGGAGCGAATCAGGTGGTAAGTGA
- the tnpA gene encoding IS200/IS605 family transposase, translating into MKSQIKEKTKLRGHFHAVYSLNYHLVLVTKYRKRCLNPEQLDFLKQEFGRLLCEWDCRLLEFSGKEDNVHLLFEAHPAMNLSKLINNLKTVTSRLIRKKFPAHLKKYYWKPVFWTRAYCLISTGGATLEVIKKYVENQGNEKSS; encoded by the coding sequence ATGAAAAGTCAAATCAAAGAAAAAACGAAATTACGTGGACATTTTCACGCCGTTTACAGTCTCAACTATCACTTAGTGTTAGTAACCAAATATCGAAAAAGATGTCTCAATCCAGAGCAATTAGATTTTCTAAAGCAAGAGTTTGGCAGACTTCTTTGTGAATGGGACTGCAGACTCCTCGAGTTTAGCGGCAAAGAAGACAACGTTCATCTTCTCTTTGAAGCACACCCGGCGATGAATCTTTCAAAGCTCATCAACAACCTAAAAACCGTAACGAGCAGACTTATTAGGAAGAAGTTTCCAGCACACCTGAAGAAATATTATTGGAAACCTGTTTTCTGGACTCGAGCCTATTGTCTCATTTCGACGGGCGGAGCGACACTTGAGGTCATAAAAAAATATGTAGAAAATCAGGGAAATGAAAAATCATCCTGA
- a CDS encoding transposase: MAPAAYRINENKTAARVLIRMTDQMALSQIPKIKNLRRTLMKWRNEILNYFVNRITNARTEGFNNVAKLIQKRAYGVKSFKLYRLRYLNACA; the protein is encoded by the coding sequence CTGGCCCCTGCAGCTTACCGAATCAATGAAAATAAAACGGCCGCCAGAGTCCTAATTCGAATGACAGATCAAATGGCTTTAAGCCAGATCCCCAAAATAAAAAACCTCAGACGAACTCTCATGAAATGGAGAAATGAAATCTTGAATTACTTCGTCAACCGGATTACCAACGCAAGAACCGAAGGTTTTAACAACGTCGCAAAGCTAATACAGAAGCGAGCTTACGGCGTTAAAAGTTTTAAATTGTACAGACTCAGATACCTAAATGCTTGTGCTTAA